CTTCTTGTGCGATCGTCATATCTGTCGTCACACCGTCAAATACAGTTGGCTCCACAAAGCATCCCTTATCAAGACCTTCTGCTGTGATACGATTTCCACCGACGAGAAGCTCTGCCCCTTCATTTTTTCCTTTTTCAATATAGGAAAGGACGGTATTTAGTTGGTTTTCACTAGAACATGGCCCCATCCAAATGCCTTCTTCCAAGCCGTCACCAACTTTGATTTCTTTTACTTTAGCAACTAACTTTTCTTTAAATTCATCATAAACCGTACTGTCTACAATCACACGGCTTGTGGCTGTACATTTTTGCCCTGTTGAACGAAGACCACCGCTAATGGTTGCATCAACAGCAAGGTCAAGGTCAGCATCTTTTGCAACAATAACAGGGTTTTTACCGCCCATTTCTAACTGATATTTAGCACCGCGTGCAAGCGCTCCTTGACCAACTTGCTTTCCTACATTATCTGAACCAGTAAATGTGATACCATTAATATCAGGATGATCTATAATGCCTTGTCCAATAACGCCTCCTGAGCCTGTAACCATATTAATAACACCAGTTGGCAATCCTGCTTTATGGAAGCATTCAATTACTTTTGCTGCTGTAACGGCTGTTTCGGTTGCAGGCTTTAATACAACTGTATTACCATATATAAGCGCCGGGGCCATCTTCCAAATTGGAATCGCAACTGGAAAATTCCACGGTGTAATCACTCCCACAACTCCTAAAGGTGTTCTACTTGTGAACATAAATGCTTCATTATCGGTAGAAGGAATTACATCTCCTGTTTTACGCATCCCTTCTCCAGCATAATATCGAAGAATGGCCACCCCGCGAGCGGTTTCGCCTTTCGCTTCTTGGAAGGTTTTCCCCATTTCTCTTGTCATCGTTTCTGCCACTTCTTCTATTCGTGATTCTAACACATTTGCCACTTTATAAAGGTACTTACCTCTTGCAGGAGCTGATAATTTTCTCCAAGCTGCTTGTGCGTTTTTTGCAGAGGTAACCGCATCATCTAAATCTTCTTTCGTTGATTTTGGCGTATAACCTACGATTTCATTTTTCTGAGCTGGATTAATACTAGCTTGAACTTCATTAGTTGAGGAAGACTGCCATTTCCCGTTTATATAATTCATATATGTTTTGATTTCTGTGTTAACTGTCATTCAAATCAACCCTTTCTGTAATTCCGTTTTAAAACAATATTACATTATTAAAAAAATTTACTTCCTAAGAAAACAATAAAAGGAACAGTCCATATTGCACAAATCGTTGACACAACTGCCGCTTTTACCCCGATTTCTTCATCTTGTGCATAACGTGCTAATAACACTGGCGCGATTGTCATTGTCGGCATTGCAACTTGGATAATAATTACTTGCTTCATCAACAAGGAAAAATTGGTCAACGAAATAAGCACAATGGTTAAAGCTGGGAAGAATATTAATTTAAATAGTATAGGCAATGTTAATTGACGTATTGACATTGCTCCCTTTTGTTCAAGCATCACCTTTATAAGAATTCCAATGTAAAGCATGCCAAGAGGGGTAGCTAAGCTGGCTAACATCCCATTCAATTGTACAAATAATTCTGGAAGTTGAATGTCAAATATGATAACCAATAAAGCCATAACTATTGAAATCGTTGGTGGATTTATTAATTGTTTAAGAGATGCAAGCGAAAACTTATAATCTTTTTGTATTATAGCAATAGCTACTGTAAACAAAATTATACCTAACCCTGTATCAAATGCTGCTGCAAGCAAAGCTCCTTTCGGACCAAATAGGGCTGCACATAAGGGAATCCCAATAAAGCCCGTATTTCCTAACCCAGAAATAAAAGCTATTTTCTTTGCATTACTAGAAGAGTAGTTAAACATTCTTGCAAAAAACAACCCTAATATTAATCCTAATAAACTAATGATGACAGCGAATATAAAAATAATCACCAGCTGAGAAAGCAGCCCAT
This DNA window, taken from Alteribacillus bidgolensis, encodes the following:
- the gucD gene encoding alpha-ketoglutaric semialdehyde dehydrogenase GucD: MTVNTEIKTYMNYINGKWQSSSTNEVQASINPAQKNEIVGYTPKSTKEDLDDAVTSAKNAQAAWRKLSAPARGKYLYKVANVLESRIEEVAETMTREMGKTFQEAKGETARGVAILRYYAGEGMRKTGDVIPSTDNEAFMFTSRTPLGVVGVITPWNFPVAIPIWKMAPALIYGNTVVLKPATETAVTAAKVIECFHKAGLPTGVINMVTGSGGVIGQGIIDHPDINGITFTGSDNVGKQVGQGALARGAKYQLEMGGKNPVIVAKDADLDLAVDATISGGLRSTGQKCTATSRVIVDSTVYDEFKEKLVAKVKEIKVGDGLEEGIWMGPCSSENQLNTVLSYIEKGKNEGAELLVGGNRITAEGLDKGCFVEPTVFDGVTTDMTIAQEEIFGPVLALMKVDNMEQAIDLANDVEFGLSASIFTSNIQNMLDFVDDMEAGLVRINAESAGVELQAPFGGMKKSSSLSREQGQAAIEFFTNIKTVFVKG
- a CDS encoding AEC family transporter → MIFLSILGPMFIMAVISVIGYIIAKTNEITDESKQLLISIMLNVAIPCIILDGAFNTTVENGLLSQLVIIFIFAVIISLLGLILGLFFARMFNYSSSNAKKIAFISGLGNTGFIGIPLCAALFGPKGALLAAAFDTGLGIILFTVAIAIIQKDYKFSLASLKQLINPPTISIVMALLVIIFDIQLPELFVQLNGMLASLATPLGMLYIGILIKVMLEQKGAMSIRQLTLPILFKLIFFPALTIVLISLTNFSLLMKQVIIIQVAMPTMTIAPVLLARYAQDEEIGVKAAVVSTICAIWTVPFIVFLGSKFF